The Salvelinus namaycush isolate Seneca chromosome 1, SaNama_1.0, whole genome shotgun sequence genome has a window encoding:
- the LOC120048260 gene encoding probable ATP-dependent RNA helicase DDX28 has product MQSVKVGYSVLFTLISKHNYSSSGHFRALACIHGTISSACGVHPMSTTAQPVVIRIPRHMQEQVENVKQVRGKNKVNTIKAGKLLIKSKNPELNQSAGYTLGKFEQPHLSSKGWKHNKSFGDYFTVNNTQRTPPFVTEIQDEEGDKLKEKSKPITFHNLHLCPDLVEALGKDNITRPTTVQLQTIPKLLKGYNILCAAETGSGKTLSYLLPVIHKLQAEKAADSESIETTPRIRSVIIVPSRELADQVSAVARSLCGPFRLMVKTVGGGRGVGNIKLAFAKGPPDVLVATPGALVKALRRRYLDLGELRFMVVDEADTMFDPSFSGMLESILAQTRVACDPSETRGPGPTRKAQLVVVGATFPGGVGEVLSQVTDLGSMVTIKSKNLHFLMPHVKQTFLKVRGADKLLELHQALKAVEQDKAGVLVFCNRASTVNWLGYSLEDMGLRHVRLQGEMPASLRAGIFHSFQKGQVDVLICTDIASRGLDTQRVCLVVNYDFPESHTDYIHRAGRVGRAGSVEDGEVLSFVTHPWDVELVQKIETAARRRTSLPGMESSIRKPEPKAAEEEEEEGLLY; this is encoded by the exons TAGCATGTATTCATGGTACAATCAGTTCAGCCTGTGGTGTCCATCCCATGTCAACCACAGCACAGCCTGTGGTCATTCGTATTCCCAGACACATGCAGGAGCAGGTAGAAAATGTGAAGCAGGTGAGAGGCAAGAACAAAGTCAACACCATCAAGGCTGGCAAGCTCCTAATCAAAAGCAAGAACCCAGAACTGAATCAGTCCGCAGGCTACACACTTGGGAAATTTGAGCAGCCCCATCTCTCCTCCAAAGGATGGAAACACAACAAATCATTTGGTGACTACTTCACAGTTAACAACACTCAGCGCACTCCACCCTTTGTCACTGAAATCCAGGATGAGGAGGGTGACAAACTCAAAGAGAAGAGTAAACCTATTACATTTCACAACCTTCACCTCTGCCCAGACTTAGTGGAGGCTTTGGGCAAGGACAACATAACTCGCCCTACAACCGTTCAACTACAAACCATCCCCAAGCTCCTGAAAGGCTATAACATCCTGTGCGCAGCTGAGACGGGCAGCGGCAAAACCCTGAGCTACCTGTTGCCTGTCATTCACAAACTACAAGCTGAGAAAGCAGCAGATTCCGAGTCTATAGAGACCACACCCAGGATTCGCTCTGTTATCATTGTCCCCTCTAGAGAACTTGCTGACCAGGTCTCAGCTGTGGCCAGGAGCCTGTGTGGCCCATTTAGGCTGATGGTGAAGACAGTGGGAGGTGGGAGAGGTGTGGGCAACATCAAGCTGGCCTTCGCCAAGGGTCCCCCGGATGTGTTGGTGGCCACACCTGGTGCCCTCGTCAAGGCCCTGCGGAGACGCTACCTAGACCTGGGGGAGCTGAGGTTCATGGTGGTGGACGAGGCAGACACCATGTTTGATCCCAGCTTCTCTGGCATGCTGGAGAGCATCCTGGCCCAGACCCGCGTGGCCTGTGACCCCTCAGAGACCCGGGGCCCCGGCCCCACCCGCAAGGCCcagctggtggtggtgggggccaCGTTCCCCGGTGGGGTCGGAGAGGTTCTCAGTCAG GTGACGGACCTGGGCAGCATGGTGACCATCAAGAGCAAGAATCTTCACTTCCTCATGCCACATGTAAAACAGACCTTCCTGAAG GTGAGGGGAGCTGACAAGCTTCTGGAGCTCCACCAGGCCCTGAAGGCAGTAGAGCAGGACAAGGCTGGGGTGTTGGTGTTCTGTAACCGGGCTTCTACAGTCAACTGGCTGGGCTACTCCCTGGAGGACATGGGGCTGAGACACGTCCGACTGCAGGGGGAGATGCCTGCCTCCCTCCGGGCTGGAATCTTCCACTCCTTCCAGAAGGGACAG GTGGACGTGCTGATCTGTACCGACATCGCTTCCCGAGGACTGGACACCCAGAGGGTCTGTCTGGTGGTCAACTACGACTTCCCAGAATCCCACACGGACTACATCCACCGGGCGGGGCGGGTGGGCCGGGCAGGGAGTGTGGAGGATGGGGAGGTGCTCAGCTTCGTCACCCACCCCTGGGACGTGGAGCTGGTGCAGAAGATTGAGACGGCTGCCCGGAGGAGAACAAGTCTGCCTGGGATGGAGTCCTCCATCAGGAAGCCTGAGCCCAAAGCagccgaagaggaggaggaagaggggttgCTCTACTAG